The Diorhabda sublineata isolate icDioSubl1.1 unplaced genomic scaffold, icDioSubl1.1 Dsub_276, whole genome shotgun sequence genome contains the following window.
tgattttttggacatcctgaagtttatattttaattctccCAGGTTTCGGTTTAATTTCTCATATTGTAAGACatgaaagtagaaaaaaagaagcttttggAACTTTAGGTATAATTTATGCTATAATAGCAATTGGTTTATTAGGATTTATTGTTTGAGCTCACCATATATTTACAGTAGGTATAGATGTCGATACCCGAGCTTATTTTACTTCAGCTACTATGATTATTGCAGTTCCTACTGGAATTAAAGTTTTTAGATGATTAGCTACTTTTCACGGATCAAGAATTAACTATAGGCCTACAACATTATGAGCACTagggtttatttttttattcacagtCGGAGGATTAACAGGAGTAGTTTTAGCTAACTCttcaattgatattgttttacatGATACTTATTACGTTGTTGCTCATTTTCATTATGTTCTTTCTATAGGGGCAGTATTTGCAATTATAGCAGGAATTGTTCAATGATTTCCTTTATTTACAGGATTaaccttaaataatttctacttaaaaattcaattttttattatatttattggagtaaatttaacgttttttccacaacattttttaggaTTAATAGGAATACCACGACGATACTCAGACTATCCTGATATTTTTACTctatgaaatattgtttcatcaatTGGATCTTTAATTTCCCTTAttagagtaatttttttattatttattttttgagagGCTTTCTCTATACAACGAAAAAGAATTAGTTCATTAAgaataaattcttcaattgaATGATTACAATTTAACCCCCCAGCAGAACATAGTTATTCCGAATTACCAATATTATCTGCTAATTTCTAATATGGCAGATTAGTGCATTGGACTTAAACCCCAAACATAaagtttaaactttttttagaaatttcaacttgaaaaaGTTTCATATTACAAGATAGAGCATCACCTTTAATAGaacaattatcatattttcatgatcatgctttaataattttagtaattattaCTGTATTAGTTGgccaattattattatcactattttttaataaatttttacatcgTTACTTATTAGAAggtcaattaattgaaattatttgaactattttacCAACTATTACTTTAGTTTTTATTGCCATCCCTTCTCTAcgattaatttatattttagatgAAATTAATAACCCAATAATCACTATTAAAACAATTGGACATCAATGATACTGATCTTATGAATATTCagattttaaaactattgaatttgaCTCATATATAATCCCaattaatgatataaattcattcaatttccgTCTTTTAGATGTAGATAATCGAGTAATAATCCCCTTTGAATCGAATATTCGAATATTAGTTACATCTGCAGATGTTATTCATTCATGAACAATCCCTTCACTGGGGGTGAAAATTGACGGCACCCCTGGACGATTAAATCAaacaagattttcaattaatcgATCAGGATTATTTTATGGCCAATGTTCAGAAATTTGTGGATCTAACCACAGATTTATACCAATTGTAATTGAAAGAATTTCACCTAAATACTTttctaaatgaattattaaaataattgaattatcattAGATGGCTGAAAGTAAgcaatggaattttaaatcatctataatattataacggatatttctaatgaaaaatttagttaatttataacATTAGTTTGTCAAGCTAAAATAAtcactttgataatttttaattccacAAATAATACCATTATACTGactaacattaatatttttctttttaagaattttcttttgttttaataatttaaattattttaattttttttataaaattaaaataactgaaactaaaattaataaaataaattttaattgaaaatgataataaatttgttttcatccTTTGACCCTACTTCAAACTTTAACTtctcattaaattgattaagaaCTTTAATTGGATTAAGAATTATCCCcccattattttgattagtcCCTTCacgatttaatattttttgaaataaaattattataactttacataaagaatttaaaattttaataggaaattataaatcacaaggaagaacattaatttttatttccttgttttctattattttatttaataattttctaggCTTATTCCCCTATATTTTTACAAGAACAAGACACATAACTTTAACATTAAGATTAGCTTTACCATTATGAGTGAGATTTATAATCTATGGATGATTAAATAATACTATCCATATATTAGCTCATTTAGTTCCTCAGGGAACTCCTCCAATCCTTATACCTTTTATAGTATGTATTGAAACTATTAGAAATGTAATTCGACCCGGGACTTTAGCTATTCGTTTATCTGCTAATATAATTGCTGgtcatttattaataactttattaggTAATACAGGACCTATAATAACAATCACCttagtaaatttattaattattattcaaattttacttttaacaCTTGAATCAGCAGTTGCAATTATTCAATCTtatgtttttgctattttaagAACTTTATATTCTAGTGAAGTAAATTAATGTCAATACATAAAAATCACCCTTTTCATTTAGTTGATATTAGTCCATGACCCTTATTAGGAGCATTAGGAGCTATATCTACAATAATAGGATTAATTAaatgatttcatttatataataataacctATTAATAATCggtttattaattacaatattaattatataccAATGATGACGAGATATTGTTCGAGAAGGAACCTATCAAGGATTACATACTCTTTTAGTTACTAAAGGCTTACGTtgaggaataattttatttattacatctgaagtatttttttttatttcttttttttgaggATTTTTCCATAGATCATTAGCACCAAGAATTGAACTAGGATTATTATGGCCCCCAAAAGGAATCCAAACATTTAACCCAATTGAAATCCCTCTTCTtaatactttaattttattaacatcagGGTTAACTGTAACATGAGCTCACCATAGactaatagaaaacaatttttctcaaggTCTCCAAGGATTAATTTTTACAGTAACTCTAGGAATCTACTTCACAATCCTTCAAGgatatgaatatattgaagCTCCATTTTCTATTGCAGATTCAGTCTACGGTTCATCTTTTTTTATAGCAACTGGATTTCATGGATTACatgtaattattggaacaacatttttattaatttgtacaattcgtcaatttttaaatcatttttcttctatCCATCACTTTGGATTTGAAGCAGCTGCTTGATATTGACACTTTGTTGATGTAGTAtgattattcttatatatttctatcTATTGATGAGGtagataatttatataatataaaaattatatttgacttccaatcaaaaaatctagattctagtataaataattaaaattttaataagattaataataataatttgtttgattttaataatattaacaattattttaaatttaatttctaaaaaaagttattatgatCGAGAAAAAAGAAGCCCATTTGAATGTGGATTTGACCCTAAAACTTCAGCTCGTCTGCccttttctcttcatttttttttaattgcaattatttttttaatttttgacgtCGAAATTACCTTACTTTTACcattaattataacaataaaaatttctaatattataaattattcaataattttaattatctttatttttattttattatgaggtTTATACCATGAATGAAACCAAGGagcattaaattgaattaattaggataatagttaattataacatttaagttgcatttaaaaattattgaataactcaatttatcttaaataagaagcaaaatattgtatttagtttcgacctaaaagtttgatttatataaatccttatttttaattgaaaccaAAAAGAGGTCTATCActgttaatgataaaaatgagttattctccaattaaagaaataagaaaaccaaGAATAAGCTTCTAACTTAATTCTTAagcaatgaaattttgtttttatttctatttatatagtttaaaaaaaacattacattttcattgtaaaattagattttttcttataaatacttAAAAGTCTCTGACTTccttaatttcttcaaaattacaCTCTTTATAAGctatttaagtaaatatttaatagtaaaaatattaatcaaaaaatcaataataataaataaatttttaaatgattaattgaaaataattgtattaaagttaatatttttaaattttttgatatttgttgaccaccataatattcaaatcagccttgatcaaaaatttttaaatataattttcctaTATATAAAGGCAAATAATTAACCCCTAATGTAGATAAATAAggtatatttcatattatacttataaataaacttgaagttaaaaattttaaagttaataattgataagaaagcTTAAATTTAGCTAATTCATACCCTAACCATCCACcaattataattacaaataatgttaatatttttataaaaaaagttaaacaaataaaataaggaGTAGAAAAAAGTAACCATGAAAATATACTGCCtctaaaaattacaaataaaattaatcctcTTATtccttttaatataattattcttctttcctgAATAATATGcaaagatataaaattaaaattcccaATTATGGAATAATAAGTTAAACGAAATCTATAAGATACGGTTAAaccaatagaaatataaaaaattaaataaatataaatatttaaataatttattgatataaattcaaccACTAAATCTTTAGAATAAAACCCAGATATAAAAGGTAAACCACATAaagataaattacaaatatttaaataagtacATGTTAAAGGCAAATGTTTTACTAACCCTCCTATAAAACGAATATCTtgacaattaaataaattatgaatgatATTACCAGCACACATAAATAAtaaagctttaaataatgcatgaattaat
Protein-coding sequences here:
- the LOC130452191 gene encoding NADH-ubiquinone oxidoreductase chain 5-like; the protein is IIKEDYVIQLIRYLVVLAAITKRAQIPFSSWLPAAIAAPTPVSSLVHSSTLVTAGVYLLIRFNFSFSNNLIIILLFISSITIFISGLGANFEFDLKKIIALSTLRQLGLIISILALGEYKLAFFHLLIHALFKALLFMCAGNIIHNLFNCQDIRFIGGLVKHLPLTCTYLNICNLSLCGLPFISGFYSKDLVVEFISINYLNIYIYLIFYISIGLTVSYRFRLTYYSIIGNFNFISLHIIQERRIIILKGIRGLILFVIFRGSIFSWLLFSTPYFICLTFFIKILTLFVIIIGGWLGYELAKFKLSYQLLTLKFLTSSLFISII